The region ACATTCAGGCTAAGGAAGAGACAATTATGCATCAACATGGCATTAAGGAGCTATCTACCTACGCCTCGGCATAGGCCCGCTGCTCGGCGAGCACTTCCTGGTGGAGTTgagccttctgctgctgatcccTGGCTAGATTCTCGGCCTGACACTGGCCCTCGATTAGGcggcgcagctgctgctcgtaCTGCTCCTGCTGGGCCCGGCTATCGTCCAGACGCTGCCACACCCGTTGCCAGAGGATCTCCACGCAGGCCTGGCGCCGCCTCAGTGCCTGGCGATCCTCAATCTGCTGGAGCTGTGCCTGCTTGCTCTCCAACAGGATCTGTTTGGTTTGCATGTGGCGATGCGCCTCGGAGTTCTCGCTGCAAGGAGACAGGATTGGATTGGAGTGCGGCAAATGGGGGGCAAGGGAGACTCACAtttcccgctgctgctgcttcactTTCAGCAGCTCCTGCTCAGCCTCCTCCCGCTTCAGACGCTCCATGTGAATCCATTCGTGGCGTTTCCTTTCAGCCTCGTCGGCGCGTGCCTGCAGAAGTGCTGCCACCTCCTCATCCACCTGTAGCGCCTCGCTGTGGAGCTGCACATAAAGCTGACCGCGGCGGTCGTCCAAATCCTCTGACCATTCCCGCATTCGCTGTGCCACCTTCCAGCCGATTTGCGATTTGATATTTCTCCGGCTGGTGCGGTTAAGGAATTCGATGGTTTCCATGTCAAAGGATCGTTCTTAATTGATTCAATGTTGTTCAATGCTTTCAATGTTGTTTAAAAAAACAACTGCCGGAAACCTTGGTTGCATTTTGCCTGCTGCCAAGGACAACGGTAAATCGAAGGAAGTGAAAATCGGACTGgtgcatttatatttattacattAAATACTTAATTTCTTTTCCTCCGATATCTTGATCTTTAAATGATCTTTGCAATAACTGCCATGTATAATGCATGTAGAATTCATGTAATTTGACAGTCGATAACGCACACAATTACATCGATAGGCACACAATAAAATCCCAATCAGAATTGTTCGCCATTGACGGTATAACATCTACTTTTCTATATATTGAATTTATACTTACGGTATATCGGCTAATAATGGCATATTTTTTATctatctattaaatttcatattCCATACAACTTCTATACGCAGTTTTTTTGAATTGTCGCTCTCTCCACTTTGGCGCGCAGCTCTAGTGATtatccagtcgatagtatcgatagcaGTTTCTTCCATAAACACATACATTTTGTGCCTcgacatttttttgtttaaaccatattttataaacaatccaATAAAGGGAGTCCTTAAAATCACCACATTATGAAAATTAGATTTGTCAATCGGATTAAATTTTGTGTTCAAGTCCGACGGTCCTAGTTAGCTAGTAATATCAAACCGAATATCCAAATCAGGAAATTAGATTTCTGATCATCGTCGACCGTTATTAAAGTGGTGCTAAGTGGGTTAAGTGTTATcggtatatttatggtatatttaCAAAATTAGACGGTATTTTTCTTAGGGTCGGTATATTAATCGGTAAATACTGAGCTCCACCTCTGCGTTGGCGCTGTCGCTGTCATCATCGCTGCTGCTCCAAAAAAGACCCAAACCGAATTGTGCCTCTTTTGACCACGCCAACGTCTGTTTTTGCCTAAAATTCGCGTGGAGTTAGCCAAACTCCGGTGACAGTGGTGTCGGCTGTTGGCAGTACCTTAAAGAAGTGCAACAAGTGGTTAAACACGCTTTTTAAAACGTTCCCCAGTGCCTTACACCGACAACGTACTCACACCAATATAATTCTACCTGCCCAAATAatcgtgtgtgtgcgtttgtgtgaaacaacaacaacaagttgcTGCTTTCGTCGCAGTTTCCGAGAGAGTGTCTGCTAATTACGccaaaaatgttaattaatgcttaatttaattaacgAAACCCCTGCGAGTGGAGCAAAAGAGTGCGCGTGAGCGAGACGGAGCTAGAGATAGAGATCTGATCAGATCTTTGAGAAAATCCCCAACGCGAGGATCTGTATCGCGTATAACTCATAAGTCTGGTTTTTAAATATAGATTACAAGTGCACTTAAGCAAACAAGCAAGCAACAATCATTAATTGAACAAATAAAACGACTACAGCTACAGGtatgaataataattataattgacATTTCGCTTGGCGGGCgctcttttctttctttcatattttcaCATTCTTGCATTCTCTTGCTCTTCCCgctgtctgtctttctctttTGGCCGTTTCTTTTGCTTTGCATATTTCGAGTGTcatgtaattttttttccttttcatttttgcaaaaatattttctttcatTCGTCGAGTTGGGGGCCGCCCGCTGCACTTGCCATCTCTTTTCACCAATAAGAGCGGCTAGAGCTTCGGTCTAATAAGAGTCTGAAGTTTCTTGTTTGGCCACCAACACCACAGAGCGACCATTgaacacgcacgcacacatgcTCACAGCCTAGCTACCTGACACACACGCATACCTACCTGAATGCTTTggaatgttgttgctgctttgtgTTCCCAATACATATCGTTGTCAACGGTTTTTGCTTATCAATAGAATActcacacagccacagacaatAGGCAGCAGGTTATGATTGGGATTAttaaaacagagagagaaagagaagagcCGGGGAATGCCTCTTGAGAGAGTGGCGGTTGCAtggcattttccatttccgctGCACAATTTCTGTGTCAATCACCTGTTCTGCAGCGCTGGCACTTTTTCGCATGCCTCGCGTTGGCCAGCAACAAATGGAAAGAAAAACATGATATTGCTGGCAGAGATGCCAACGCTAAGTTCCCATAGAAATTCTCATCGGAAATCCGCTAATCCAAGCTAGGCAGACAGCCTTAAGGTAGCGGTGCAATTCAGCCAACAGAGCACTGATTGAATTCGCCGCGCCTGCTCCCCTTGCCATGCTCCAAACAGCTGTTCGAAATCGCCTGTGTTTATGTTGGCTACGCTCCCAGCAGAGACGCGAGCAGCGCTGCCGTCATTTGTTTGTGGAACTTCGAGCGGTGCGCAAGGAAAAAGGATATGCCGCAAGGATAAGGATTTGGCGAGGCTCTGTACGTGTGCCActcactgtgtgtgtgtgtgtgtgtgtgtgtgtgtgtgtgtgtgtgtttgtgggttCAAAATGTGTGGTTTTTCAATTATTCAAGACGCAAACCGaagagaaaataaattttatgcCACTACCACCTGCATCCCTGCCACTCCTTCCCACTCCTCACCAAAGTGcaaggctgccgctgccgctgcaagGCAATAACATAAAATGCGGTGAGCAACAGCATGTGAAAGAGGGAGGGCGAAAGAGAGCTCAAGTGGCAAAGTGCAAatgtattaaataaataaaagacgcaaagaaaataaaaaaaaaatacccgaaaacgaaacgaaacaaagtcTCAAAAGTCTAATATGTGTctgcggttgttgttgtggttgctctttccttctttcttgTCTTCTATCTGTCTCCTATCCTATTGTTGTTGGTCCGTTTTCTTGGCGCATTGCATAAGTGTTTTCTCTGCCCCTTTCTTACGCTCTTTACCCTTACCTTTCCTTTGCTCAATTGCAGATAAGCAACTCAACTCTACTCAGCGCTACGTGACGTACTATACTTGCTTATCACTAATTCAGGAGATAGCCACAGAGCACAGGAACCACCGACTAGCGACCACCGAGCGACAGGCCCAAGGCCCCAGGcgaccgacgaccgacgaccgacgacaATGGAGTCCATGGAGTACGAGATGGCACGCAATATGACGCTGCTGTTCTTCCTGGAGCGCCTCCTCGACAAGGGAGAGCCCCGCACCGTGCACGATCTCTCGTGCCAGTTCGGCAACAAGGAGTTCACCAAGGAGATGCGGCAAATCGCCGGCGGCAGTCAATCGGGTGAGTGCTCCCTAGGCAGGCCAGACCCCGCAACAAACTACAGTAGAACTCAGCTACAGTGGAGTTTCTTGCATAGTTTGCGACTAGACCCATGATCGGAAGATATGCATTTCTTCGCTGCCCCTCTATCCCCTTGACCACTACAGGTCCCAGCATGAAACATGAAACATGAACCATGAAACTTGTTTGCTGACAACTAATACTGGACATGTCACATTTCTACGGCTATACGAACATTCGATCCAATACAATACACATTCGATGCACCTGCGGGCCAATGTTTGTCATTGCCAAtgattgcttttgttgttgttggcggcCAAGTGCACATGTcattgccactgccagagGGGAGGCAGTGTCTCCGTGTCTCCTTTTCCAtctctcgactcgactcgactgaAGCTGCGCCAATGCACGAAACCGCAAAAACATGCCAATGATTTTTCAGTTACAGCTTTTTATCGCAGACTCGAAACTGCAATCGATAATGCACGTGTTGTTTGTCGGTTTTGTCTCTCTATTCCATTTCCCCTCTTACGTGGTGCCTGTCTCCTCCCTCCTCTTTCTCTACTATACGCGCTGTGTGTATTATTTTACAAGCGCTCTCAAGGGCCCGCGTGCTTTGGAGGCCTAAAGAAAACTACTATACTGTAGTAGTCGATATTCCGACTAAACAATACCCGCTAGTCATAAGAGATGTGGATTTCATTCGACTTACTTTGAAAGTGTCGATAGCAGAGTGGACTTTTCGGAGTGATGGAAGATCGTTTAATATGCCCTTGAACTCCACGAGTACTGGGTATTCTCCCAAAAAccaatacatacacatgtactcCACACTCTCCACATTCTATTCCATTGACAAGTCAACACGTGAAGAGGCTCGCGGCCTGCTCTTCATGATATTTATCAAAATGCATGCTTCTGCGAAGAGAATCTCCAAGAATAGACACAACAAACAACTTTCGATTTCTAAAGATAGGTGCCGTACCACTTGAGGCAAGTTTCTTAAAGAAAAGGTGCAATGCACTTTCCCTTTGCTCTCAGATATTTGTGTGGGCACTCCAAAAATCTATGTATTTTTGATGGAGTGGTAACAGgaaatggcaaacaattgTTTACATTGATCGTATAATCCCTTGTAAACAAGTTGAGAGCTGAATAGAGGAATACATAATACCCCGTACGAGTAGGAATTTAAGGGAGAAATTATGTTGTCTGTCCCTTGGCTCGAGAATCTGTTCGGATTATGAGCTTTGGAGCTTTGATTTCAGTAAAAAAAACTGTCTTAAACTAAGCGGTTTTTGATACAATGAATACTACAAATAGTTATTCAAGAACAATAAGTTTCACATTAACTTTCCCATTCTTTCCGTAGAATCAATTACCTTTCACCATGCATTTCTTCACAGTTCTTTCTTGTAATTGCTTAGCGCCCATAAATGGCGATTGTAGCTCTTTGTTCACACTTTGTGGCTGCATTAATTGCAACTGAGCAAAACAAATGTTTAACAAAATGTTTATCGCATTTGCTGATTTCCCACACATGTGCGTGACGTTCCACGGACAAGACCCGCGACAAGACAAATCGTGTCTGCCCCCAAAGCAAACCCCAAAGCGAGCAACATTTGCCAAGTAATTTGGCGCTAAAATACTTTAATCTTTGGCTTAAATGTTGCTTTTACCCCCAGAACGCAATAGACGGAAAAAACTCCGGGGGAAATATTCGCGAGACACGCAAATCAGAGCCGAAGAACCAGGGGAAATATTAATGGAGAAATGTCAAGGTTTGGCTTATAAATAGAATAGCGTCAGATATTCGTATCGTATCCTTTGGCTGATATTTCTAAGTCCCCATCAAATGGGTGATAAGGAGTGCTCTTGGGTCAGTGGAAAACCCAAATTTCCCCCCATAAACGCCTGTTTACTCTCCTGGGTACGACCTAAAACCCTATAAACATATATTATGCTGCTTCATTTTTGTCAACGTGTTGTTTGTGCAACTTATAAACCGTTAAAGCCGCCagggcttctgctgctgctgctgctgctgcttacaTCCTATACCCTTGTGTATGCCGCCCTCGCCCCCAATAAACCCATCGACTCCGTTCCATTATGTAGTTTTTGCGGTCTGCCATTgatggggggtggggtgtaggggatggggcatggagcatggCGATGTAGAGACGGAAACGTTGTAATAGAAAAGTGTCGATTACGTgacaaaaatgttcaattgaatttcaataaaattgcATGGACATCCCTATCCATTTGTTGCTTCAATAATATATggcgatgtgtgtgtgtgtgtgtgtgtgtgtgtgtgtgcctcccTTTTGCCTTTCGTATGCATATTCCCCATCGAATTGATGAGGGTTTTCGACCAACATTTTTTGGGGAAATTAACGTCAAAAGCTTTCTTCTAGCCAGATGAGAGCAACGGTAACAGTAACTTGGACTTCTTTAATTTTCTGTGAGAAATAGCTTTGGCCTCGTTTATCTGGGACTTAAATTTTCACTGCTAATTCAACACCCAGACAACACACCAACGGAAACCGAAGCTtcgattgtttttgtttttgtttttgtctgttCTGCGGTGCAAATCATTtggacaaacacaaaaacatgTCCATTTAGCTCTCTTTATCGTTTGGCCATTTTAAGCTGTGCCTCCGGCAGAGGAAggggcagcgacagcggcagcggcagagagcaAAGCCAAACAACGATTTTACTCTGTTTAattgcccacacacacacacgcacacacgcacacgtatGCTCTCCCACATTAGAGATGAGCGCGTGTCGTGGCTTGTATGGCACGCACCAAACATAGTCTAAAACATTGTCCTGAATCATGACCAACCAAGGTAATGTTTTTGCAATCTTGCGGCCTACAGAAGTACCTGTAGAAGCGTCTTGAGTCTCGATCTACGTTGTGCGTATTTGTTGGGAATTTTGGGACCCCGACGAGCCGAACCCGAATAGGTACAGCCCTCTGAACAGACTGTCTCATGCCAAGGCTTGGTCTCTGAATAGACACGTCTTTAAATAAGCAcgaaaaaatacacaaaaaggaatttttttttggcatttcagTGAAGTATGTTTGGTATATACCGATTGCTGAAacttatatttttatatataacgCACCTTCAATCGAAATTATGAATATTCAATGAAGAAAATCTTTGAAAAATACGAAAACAATATGCCGTTTCGATTATTTCTCACGCACGAAGTGGAGATCTACTCATCAGGTGTGTGGCTTTGGGCCCATCTCTAGCTCGTACACACAcgtgcacgcacacacgcacgcacacacaggcacgATCTCTACATGCCAAGCCTTAACGGGACTAACGAAGGTTCGTTCGTTTGCAactattttgttattttggtTTCTGTATTTATTTCTTGTTGAGTAATCgatttccaaaacaaaaatattgtcaAAGTAATCGgaataaaaacacacaataaCTGCTGTTGAAATACGCGAAACGAGTGTGGATATGTGAATGATTAGAGGGTACAAATACGAACCTCTACCACCCGCCTGAATGATTAGCTGATTGATCCGCGGCCGATGCTTCCGCATGAGACGGAACGTCCACGTCCTCCTCTCTGTTacacatttcaattttcgCCAACgaacagggagagagagcgagtgggaGAGAAACAGAGTGTgtgctagagagagagacattgTCGTAAATTTAACGATTTTATGCGAACGGCAGCAAAAAGGGGTGAAGGGATGGCACTGGAAATCCTTTAACGCCTTACCGCCAGCCGGTGCTCAATGCTCCATAGCCTCCTCCTTTCGGGCGGCATTGCGTGTCAACATTTGGTGCGTACCGGGGCAGCACCCAAGGCTTTTATGTTATTGTTAACTTTCCCTTCGAGGGAAATTGGTAACTGTTTTCGGGAAGGAGGGGAGGCATTGATTTTTGCTGTTCTTCACAGCTGacattaattgcaaaaggCACAAGAAATGAATTTGCTGTTCATTATATTTTAGGTGAACTTTTGTGCCCATTTGGGCGTCTAATTGATTGAGAACAGAACTGTTTGACTGTCAGGCAGCAGAGGAAAGGGAAAAGCGGCTCTAATGAGCCTATAATGAAGTGAGTCCTCCGAAAGGGGAAGTACAAGAATTTAGAAGTTAAGAAACCCCCACCACCCAGGCACTGCCATTACACTTGTGTGTCATTCCCCTGCCACTCCTTTAGCGAGGCATAAAATCTTGAATTTATGGGCAGACATAACCCTTTTACGCCCCCCACAATCATGCAACAGGCCTGCGGCTACCTCACATTCGAATTTACAACATCTCGGGGCCCGAAACTGGGGAAACATTTCCGTTTTCTTCAATAAGCAGAATGTACcataaatacacataaatttatAGCGAGTGTCCTCGGTGCATTTGAAAATTGCCATggcaagaaaagaaaaaaaatatataagaaaTGTGTCCAAGTGGGTCGAGCCGTAAAATGTGCCGACCACCCCAGCCGCAGAGTCTcccctgccacctgccacctgccacctgccacctgcgcTCCACTAAGAGAgccaaaaatgtttgtttgc is a window of Drosophila pseudoobscura strain MV-25-SWS-2005 chromosome 3, UCI_Dpse_MV25, whole genome shotgun sequence DNA encoding:
- the LOC4804522 gene encoding golgin subfamily A member 6-like protein 22, which translates into the protein METIEFLNRTSRRNIKSQIGWKVAQRMREWSEDLDDRRGQLYVQLHSEALQVDEEVAALLQARADEAERKRHEWIHMERLKREEAEQELLKVKQQQREIENSEAHRHMQTKQILLESKQAQLQQIEDRQALRRRQACVEILWQRVWQRLDDSRAQQEQYEQQLRRLIEGQCQAENLARDQQQKAQLHQEVLAEQRAYAEALNVAAENDARKREMELQQNEVNRRKQLCDLQDQISQNMKLAASQAEANHREDVGYNIREDRQIYEELMQKHCARGRNRDWHQSYMTHTAEERAARRRSEQERERAYLGTGCVLGQQQKQPYGRAVR